A single genomic interval of Streptomyces sp. BA2 harbors:
- a CDS encoding AfsR/SARP family transcriptional regulator, producing MRFGVLGPLALWTADGELAAVPEAKVRVLLAGLLVTPGQVVSADRLVEDLWGEAPPARPAAALQTLVSRLRKALATAGGEGMVVHRPPGYQLRVAGDAVDAEHFLALAAWARRTADPRERATGFAEALAQWRGPAFAGFADEPFARAAAARLEEQQLLVREEQAETRLLLGEHGQLAAELKELTERHPLRERLRAAHMRALYGGGRPSEALDVYQEVRRLLADELGLEPGPELAALQGEILSQTGQDGRAGQDGRAGQAAHRPVVLHHATAEAVRPHPPAAKLPVPVTGLIGRSRSVAEVRALLAGERLVTLTGPGGVGKTRLALEVAGGEAGPGAHGEAAGLFPDGVRLVELSGAARSAGASGAAVDELAEVAAVALGIRDDARPGSLPPSAAGSPHPLTDRLSHALQDRRLLLVLDNCEHVIEAAAALARLLLQAAPGVRLLATSREPLGISGEQLWPVPPLDVPMPGAAPADVMRSSAVRLFVARAAAVSPGFTLSQGNAEAVATICRRMDGIPLAVELAATRLRVLGAATLAERLDDRFGLLTSGRRDAPARQQTLRAVIDWSWELLTAAERAVLRRLAVHSDGCTLDAAEALCSGGGVKPGEVVDLLARLVDRSLVVVTDGKQPPGALEEPQPRYRLLESVAAYCLEQLRATRTNPAHKTAPAAAYGGGSATEYDQLRRAHLRYYTELAERAESHLRGGDQQRWLHRLDAESANLRAALDTAATTGEAPLARRLVRAMAWYWFLRGRLTEAKRSLATALAIAQKPTADQESGTSGDDRAHVAAWHAGMTLLSGDPLGPGQVSRVPLRLYEDMADGGDIGRGTPGWFLAHAATMFGAMEVGEELVDRTLADVRTRGDSWGIAASLSLRGVQRYVRGDLTASRSDADDSLDLFRELGDRWGQLQAIGVLGRLAEIEGDYRSAQAQHRHGLRIAEDLGLWTEASVRWSELGRIALLDGDHARAERLHHNGRRLAVQHADHRAQEFAEVGLALGARRQGRLDEAEPYLRTWLKWNRRFEAQNGAALILAELGFIAELRGDHDAALALHTEGLTAARTTGDPRAVALALEGLAGAHQLAGRFELAAQLLGTAARSRTSVRAPLPPAERGDVDRITAAVRTALGDAGFTAAFARDAAMP from the coding sequence ATGCGCTTTGGGGTACTGGGACCACTGGCCCTCTGGACGGCGGACGGCGAACTCGCGGCGGTGCCTGAGGCGAAGGTGCGCGTCCTGCTGGCCGGCCTGCTGGTCACGCCCGGACAGGTTGTCTCGGCGGATCGGCTGGTCGAGGACCTCTGGGGTGAGGCGCCGCCCGCCCGGCCGGCCGCGGCGCTGCAGACGTTGGTGTCCCGGCTGCGCAAAGCCCTGGCGACGGCCGGGGGAGAGGGCATGGTGGTGCACCGCCCGCCGGGGTACCAACTACGGGTGGCCGGCGACGCGGTGGACGCGGAGCACTTCCTCGCACTGGCCGCCTGGGCCCGTCGTACCGCGGACCCCCGCGAGCGGGCCACCGGGTTCGCCGAGGCCCTTGCCCAGTGGCGGGGTCCCGCCTTCGCCGGCTTTGCGGACGAGCCGTTCGCCCGGGCGGCAGCGGCTCGGCTCGAAGAACAGCAGCTCCTTGTCCGGGAGGAGCAGGCCGAGACCCGGCTCCTACTCGGCGAACATGGTCAACTAGCCGCTGAGCTAAAAGAACTGACTGAGCGACATCCCCTACGCGAACGGCTGCGCGCTGCCCATATGCGCGCCCTGTACGGCGGCGGTCGGCCCAGCGAGGCGCTGGACGTCTACCAGGAGGTGCGCCGCCTGCTGGCCGACGAGTTGGGCCTGGAGCCGGGCCCCGAACTGGCCGCGCTGCAGGGGGAGATCCTCAGCCAGACAGGTCAGGACGGCCGGGCAGGTCAGGACGGCCGGGCAGGTCAGGCCGCCCACCGCCCGGTGGTGCTCCACCACGCGACGGCGGAGGCTGTCCGTCCGCATCCACCTGCTGCGAAGCTGCCCGTCCCGGTCACCGGTCTGATCGGGCGGTCGCGGTCCGTGGCCGAGGTACGGGCCTTGCTTGCGGGGGAGCGCCTTGTGACGCTGACGGGACCCGGCGGCGTCGGCAAGACACGCCTTGCGCTGGAAGTTGCGGGCGGGGAGGCGGGACCAGGTGCCCACGGGGAGGCCGCGGGGCTGTTCCCGGACGGGGTACGGCTGGTGGAACTCTCCGGAGCGGCACGTTCGGCCGGGGCGTCCGGCGCCGCGGTCGACGAACTGGCCGAGGTCGCGGCGGTGGCGCTGGGCATCCGCGACGACGCCCGCCCCGGCTCACTGCCGCCGTCGGCGGCCGGCAGCCCGCACCCCCTGACGGACCGGTTGTCCCATGCGTTGCAAGACCGGCGGCTCCTGCTCGTCCTGGACAACTGCGAGCACGTGATCGAGGCGGCGGCGGCCCTGGCGCGGCTGCTGCTGCAGGCCGCGCCGGGCGTACGCCTCCTGGCCACCAGCCGTGAGCCGCTGGGTATTTCCGGCGAACAGCTGTGGCCCGTACCGCCGTTGGACGTTCCGATGCCCGGAGCCGCGCCCGCGGACGTGATGCGGTCGAGTGCGGTCCGGCTCTTCGTGGCGCGGGCCGCCGCCGTGTCGCCCGGCTTCACCCTCTCCCAGGGCAACGCCGAGGCGGTCGCCACCATCTGCCGCCGCATGGACGGCATTCCACTCGCCGTCGAGCTGGCGGCCACCCGGCTCCGCGTCCTGGGCGCGGCCACACTCGCCGAACGGCTCGACGACCGGTTCGGGCTCCTGACGAGTGGGCGGCGAGACGCCCCGGCGCGGCAGCAGACCCTGCGAGCGGTGATCGACTGGAGCTGGGAGCTGCTGACCGCCGCAGAGCGGGCGGTGCTGCGCCGCTTGGCCGTCCACTCCGACGGCTGCACTCTGGACGCCGCCGAGGCGCTCTGCTCGGGGGGTGGGGTGAAGCCCGGTGAGGTCGTCGACCTGCTGGCCCGGCTCGTGGACCGGTCGCTGGTCGTCGTCACCGACGGCAAGCAGCCTCCCGGCGCCCTCGAAGAACCGCAGCCGCGCTACCGGCTGCTGGAGTCGGTGGCGGCGTACTGCCTGGAACAACTGCGGGCGACGAGGACGAACCCGGCACACAAAACCGCACCGGCGGCCGCGTACGGGGGTGGGTCCGCGACCGAGTACGACCAGCTGCGCCGCGCCCACCTCCGCTACTACACCGAGCTCGCCGAGCGGGCCGAGAGTCATTTGCGCGGCGGTGACCAGCAGCGCTGGCTGCACCGCCTCGACGCCGAATCGGCCAACCTGCGCGCCGCACTCGACACCGCGGCCACCACCGGCGAGGCCCCGCTCGCCCGGCGCCTTGTGCGGGCCATGGCCTGGTACTGGTTCCTGCGTGGCCGGCTCACGGAAGCCAAGCGCTCCCTGGCCACGGCGCTGGCCATCGCACAGAAGCCCACGGCGGACCAGGAGAGCGGGACGTCCGGTGACGACCGCGCCCACGTGGCCGCGTGGCACGCGGGAATGACCCTGCTGTCGGGCGACCCGCTGGGACCCGGGCAGGTGAGTCGAGTGCCGCTGCGGCTGTACGAGGACATGGCAGACGGCGGTGACATCGGCAGGGGCACCCCAGGTTGGTTCCTCGCCCATGCCGCGACGATGTTCGGCGCGATGGAGGTGGGTGAGGAGCTGGTTGACCGTACTCTGGCCGATGTCCGGACGCGGGGCGACAGCTGGGGCATCGCGGCGTCCCTGAGCCTACGGGGCGTGCAGCGCTACGTACGCGGCGACCTGACAGCCTCCCGGTCAGACGCCGACGACAGCCTCGACCTCTTCCGTGAACTCGGCGACCGCTGGGGCCAGTTGCAGGCCATCGGAGTGCTGGGCAGGCTGGCGGAGATCGAAGGCGACTACCGGTCCGCGCAGGCCCAGCACCGACACGGCCTGCGCATCGCCGAGGACCTGGGCCTGTGGACCGAGGCATCCGTCCGCTGGTCCGAACTGGGCCGCATCGCCCTCCTCGACGGCGACCACGCGCGAGCCGAGCGACTTCACCACAACGGCCGACGGCTCGCCGTCCAGCATGCCGACCACCGCGCCCAGGAGTTCGCCGAGGTCGGCCTCGCTCTGGGCGCCCGGCGTCAGGGACGCTTGGACGAGGCCGAGCCCTACCTGCGTACCTGGCTGAAGTGGAACCGCCGGTTCGAGGCCCAGAACGGCGCCGCTCTCATCCTCGCCGAGCTCGGCTTCATCGCCGAACTCCGCGGCGACCACGATGCGGCCCTGGCCCTCCACACCGAGGGCCTGACGGCCGCCCGCACCACCGGGGACCCCCGAGCCGTCGCCCTCGCCCTGGAGGGCTTGGCCGGCGCCCACCAGCTGGCCGGCCGCTTCGAACTCGCCGCCCAACTCCTCGGCACAGCCGCCCGCTCCCGCACCTCCGTGCGGGCACCTCTGCCGCCGGCCGAACGCGGCGACGTCGACCGCATCACGGCCGCCGTCCGTACGGCCCTGGGCGATGCCGGCTTCACCGCCGCGTTCGCCCGGGACGCGGCAATGCCGTAA
- a CDS encoding RICIN domain-containing protein, which translates to MAKQRLGAILGALAIGVAVLPTGSAVAQADNPTKTAAVSCNANHAYTFSASSGSGPVYLNVSGGSRKGAKVITWPWFGGKGNERWCLTQGPRGYGWNLRPWDNRGLCLDVPGSRYKKGQGLIVWNCNGRKNQDFYVKPVHTDYSYTLLGPWEKGSLKIHCGADGRGSQVSLWPHLNTNAQWK; encoded by the coding sequence ATGGCGAAACAACGCCTCGGGGCAATCCTCGGCGCGCTCGCGATCGGTGTTGCCGTGCTACCGACTGGCTCGGCTGTCGCGCAAGCCGACAACCCGACGAAGACGGCGGCCGTCAGCTGTAACGCGAACCACGCCTACACCTTCTCAGCAAGCAGCGGCAGCGGGCCCGTGTACCTGAACGTCTCGGGAGGCAGCCGCAAGGGAGCCAAGGTGATCACGTGGCCGTGGTTCGGCGGGAAGGGCAACGAAAGGTGGTGCTTGACCCAGGGGCCGCGCGGGTACGGGTGGAATCTCCGCCCATGGGACAACAGGGGTCTGTGCCTGGACGTCCCCGGGAGCAGGTACAAGAAGGGACAGGGGCTCATCGTCTGGAACTGCAACGGACGCAAGAACCAGGACTTCTACGTGAAGCCCGTGCACACGGACTACAGCTACACCTTGCTCGGACCGTGGGAGAAGGGAAGTTTGAAGATCCATTGCGGTGCGGACGGACGGGGTAGCCAAGTCTCGCTGTGGCCGCACTTGAACACGAATGCGCAGTGGAAGTAG
- a CDS encoding MerR family transcriptional regulator, translating to MVDKQPTKQLTIGELARITGVATSALRYWEELGLVPTPARVSGQRRYPASAVGLVGLILLLRDVGFTLREVKALVASRSDDPGAWRELHQRKLAELDEHIAQAQTARTAIAHALACPHTDIHNCPNFAGVLGARLAGSPLHEAHPH from the coding sequence ATGGTGGACAAGCAGCCTACGAAGCAGTTGACGATCGGTGAGCTGGCCAGGATCACTGGGGTCGCTACCTCGGCGTTGCGCTACTGGGAGGAACTGGGCCTGGTTCCCACCCCGGCCCGGGTCTCAGGCCAACGGCGTTACCCGGCTTCGGCAGTGGGACTGGTCGGACTGATCCTGCTCCTACGAGACGTCGGTTTCACGCTGCGCGAGGTCAAGGCGCTTGTCGCCTCTCGTTCCGATGACCCCGGCGCCTGGCGAGAACTCCACCAGCGCAAGCTTGCCGAGCTCGACGAGCACATCGCCCAAGCCCAAACGGCACGCACCGCCATCGCCCACGCACTGGCCTGTCCACACACCGACATCCACAACTGTCCCAACTTTGCTGGCGTCCTCGGCGCCCGCCTTGCTGGATCGCCCCTTCACGAGGCCCACCCCCACTGA
- a CDS encoding class I SAM-dependent methyltransferase: MTSTLLKQRVTTKIVRQFGRPHGVPGWLVGWVMAHRASNRQRSLWVVSLLDVQPTDQVLEVGFGPGLAIAELARRANQGHIYGIDHSDAMIRQTRKRNAAAIRTQRVTLLHTSVDRLPRFDKPLDAIVAVNSLGFWPNPTQQLSELRRLLRPGGRIALASQPRCAGATADTTARAGRELHDRLTQAGFTQARMETLPLAPPVACVLATNPAEGQGEMPTTASPPLPA; encoded by the coding sequence ATGACATCGACCTTGCTCAAGCAGCGCGTGACCACCAAAATCGTGCGCCAGTTTGGCCGCCCGCACGGTGTGCCCGGATGGCTGGTCGGATGGGTCATGGCACACCGCGCCTCCAACCGGCAGCGGAGTCTGTGGGTGGTGTCCCTGCTCGACGTCCAACCCACCGATCAGGTGCTCGAAGTCGGCTTCGGCCCTGGTCTGGCCATCGCCGAGTTGGCCCGCCGCGCCAACCAAGGACACATCTATGGCATCGACCACTCTGACGCCATGATCCGCCAAACCCGTAAGCGGAACGCGGCTGCCATCCGCACCCAGCGGGTCACACTGCTGCACACCTCAGTGGATCGGTTGCCGCGCTTCGACAAGCCGCTTGACGCCATCGTCGCCGTGAACTCGCTTGGGTTCTGGCCCAACCCGACGCAACAGCTCAGCGAACTGCGCCGTCTGCTCCGGCCGGGCGGACGCATCGCGCTCGCCAGCCAGCCCCGCTGCGCCGGGGCCACCGCTGACACCACCGCCCGAGCCGGCCGGGAACTTCACGATCGGCTCACCCAGGCAGGCTTCACTCAAGCCCGCATGGAAACTCTCCCTTTGGCCCCACCAGTTGCCTGTGTTCTCGCCACCAACCCGGCAGAGGGCCAAGGCGAGATGCCAACGACGGCCAGTCCTCCGTTACCGGCCTGA
- the tuf gene encoding elongation factor Tu: MAKAKFERTKPHVNIGTIGHVDHGKTTLTAAITKVLHNEFPDLNPFTPFEDIDKAPEERQRGITISIAHVEYQTAARHYAHVDCPGHADYIKNMITGAAQMDGAILVVAASDGPMPQTKEHVLLARQSGVPYIVVALNKADMVDDEEILELVELEVRELLSEYEFPGDDLPVVKVSALKALEGDPEWTKTVVELMKAVDENVPEPQRDVDQPFLMPIEDVFTITGRGTVVTGRIERGILKVNETVDIIGIKTEKTTTTVTGIEMFRKLLDEGQAGENVGLLLRGIKREDVERGQCIIKPGSVTPHTEFEATAYILSKDEGGRHTPFFNNYRPQFYFRTTDVTGVVTLQEGTEMVMPGDNATMNVSLIQPVAMEEGLRFTIREGGRTVGAGQVTKVVK, translated from the coding sequence ATGGCGAAGGCGAAGTTTGAGCGGACCAAGCCGCACGTGAACATCGGCACGATCGGGCACGTCGACCACGGGAAGACCACGCTTACCGCAGCCATCACCAAGGTGCTGCACAACGAGTTCCCGGACCTGAACCCGTTCACGCCGTTCGAGGACATCGACAAAGCGCCGGAGGAGCGTCAGCGCGGTATCACCATCTCGATCGCGCACGTCGAGTACCAGACCGCCGCCCGCCACTACGCCCACGTCGACTGCCCCGGGCACGCGGACTACATCAAGAACATGATCACGGGTGCCGCGCAGATGGACGGCGCCATCCTCGTGGTCGCCGCTTCCGACGGCCCGATGCCGCAGACCAAGGAGCACGTGCTCCTGGCCCGCCAGTCCGGCGTTCCGTACATCGTCGTCGCCCTGAACAAGGCCGACATGGTGGACGACGAGGAGATCCTGGAGCTCGTCGAGCTCGAGGTCCGTGAGCTCCTCTCCGAGTACGAGTTCCCGGGCGACGACCTGCCGGTCGTCAAGGTCTCCGCGCTCAAGGCGCTCGAGGGTGACCCGGAGTGGACCAAGACCGTCGTCGAGCTGATGAAGGCTGTGGACGAGAACGTCCCGGAGCCGCAGCGTGACGTCGACCAGCCGTTCCTGATGCCGATCGAAGACGTCTTCACGATCACCGGTCGTGGCACCGTCGTCACCGGCCGGATCGAGCGTGGCATCCTCAAGGTCAACGAGACCGTCGACATCATCGGCATCAAGACCGAGAAGACCACCACCACGGTCACCGGCATCGAGATGTTCCGCAAGCTGCTCGACGAGGGCCAGGCCGGTGAGAACGTCGGCTTGCTCCTTCGCGGCATCAAGCGCGAGGACGTCGAGCGCGGCCAGTGCATCATCAAGCCGGGTTCGGTCACCCCGCACACCGAGTTCGAGGCCACGGCCTACATCTTGTCGAAGGACGAGGGTGGCCGTCACACCCCCTTCTTCAACAACTACCGCCCGCAGTTCTACTTCCGCACCACGGACGTCACCGGAGTCGTGACCCTCCAGGAGGGCACGGAGATGGTCATGCCAGGCGACAACGCCACCATGAACGTCTCGCTGATCCAGCCGGTCGCCATGGAGGAGGGCCTGCGCTTCACCATCCGCGAAGGGGGCCGCACCGTCGGCGCCGGCCAAGTCACCAAGGTCGTCAAGTAG